The DNA window CAAAGGCTGTAGCCAAAATAGGCCCAGCTACCGTAGCTATTGTTGTTATAACTGGTATAACTGTGTCAGCTATAATCCCCACCACTGTCTGAATGACTGGAACTACACTTTCTTGGACGAATGAGGCTATCGAGCCCATGACATCCTTAAATACTGGGAGAGCTGTTGAAGCTAGGTTCTGAAGTGGCGGTATAAGGGGCTCTAGGAAGGTCTTTACTTGACCAAAAGCAGGCCCAATAAATCCTATTACACCCTCTATTACTCCTGGAAGCTTTTCACCTATCTGTTCTGATATCGGTATAAGCTTTCCAAGTGCTGGAGATACTGCATCCAGTATTTTTAATCCCGCATCAGACATCCCTGATTTGACATTTCCCATTACTGTTGAGAACTTCCCACCAGTAGTCTGAGATAGCTTTTCAGCACCGCCACCGAATGTTTCTCCTACAGTTTTTCCAGTGTCTTTATTCTTAATTTTTGTCCAGTCTCCTCCGGCCGCCTTTAGGTCTTCTTGAGTAACTTTGAACCCAAACTCTTTAAGTCGCTCAAACTCACCAGATTGAGCGTCGGCTATTGCTTCCATACTATCTGACAAACTTTTTCCGGGTGTAAGAGCACTCATATCTTGACTCAGCTTGACCAAATCCATAGCTTTCTTGGTGTCCCCGCCTGCTATTCCTATAGCCCTAGTCCCTGCACTCACAACCTCTCCTGTTTCAAAAGGAGTCTTGTTAGCCTCGGTTCTAAGCTGTTTCATATAGCCATCAGCAGCCTTTTTATCTCCTCCAAGCCAGTGCTCCATACTAACTTTTTGCTGTTCTAGCTCCAAGCCACCCTTTACCATTCCTACAGCCCCACCAACTAATGCAGCTCCACCTGCTAATGCAGTCCCTGCAACACCAGCTTTAATGCCACCACCCAGTCCAGCCATTAGACCACCTTTGCCATCACTAGAGTCTTTAACCAAACCCTTGCCATTTACCTTTTGGCCGTCTCCCATATCTATGTCTATGACATGCTTCTTTCCAGTCATTTTCTTTAGTTCTTTTTCGAGAGTTCTAGCTTCTTTTTGAGCGGCTTTGATGTCAGAGTTGGATATCTTTGCAGTTACGTTGAATTTATAGTTTTTACCCGAAAGCTTATTAATAGCCTTCTCAGTTGTCTTTACTTTATCCTCTATTTTATTCCAGCCTACAGCTTCTCCTTTGACTTTGTGAGTCTTTGAAATCGCTTTGAGTGCTACCCCAAGCTTTCCACTTGCCCCCTCTGCTTTTCTAAAAGCATCAGTAGTTTCTTGCATAGATGATTTCATCTTTTTAAAGCTGCTCTGAACACTTTGAGCAGGCCTTGAAAAGTTATCTTTTAAGGATATCGCCGATTCAATAGCACTCATCCCCTCACCTCTTTTTGTTCGTATTCTAAGGTGATACTAGCTTCATATATCGCTTTTTCCCAAGGACTTAGATTTAGGGCATAATCAAGTGTATGCCCTTTCTTTAGTAGCTCGTGTATAATCACACAGTCCAAGTCCTTGCGCATTAGTTTTTTATATCATTTACCAACTTCGCCGATTCATCATTAAACCCTGCTGATGAGCTTAATAGCTCTGCTATATTGTGTATCTCTCCTGGAAGA is part of the Andreesenia angusta genome and encodes:
- a CDS encoding phage tail protein — encoded protein: MSAIESAISLKDNFSRPAQSVQSSFKKMKSSMQETTDAFRKAEGASGKLGVALKAISKTHKVKGEAVGWNKIEDKVKTTEKAINKLSGKNYKFNVTAKISNSDIKAAQKEARTLEKELKKMTGKKHVIDIDMGDGQKVNGKGLVKDSSDGKGGLMAGLGGGIKAGVAGTALAGGAALVGGAVGMVKGGLELEQQKVSMEHWLGGDKKAADGYMKQLRTEANKTPFETGEVVSAGTRAIGIAGGDTKKAMDLVKLSQDMSALTPGKSLSDSMEAIADAQSGEFERLKEFGFKVTQEDLKAAGGDWTKIKNKDTGKTVGETFGGGAEKLSQTTGGKFSTVMGNVKSGMSDAGLKILDAVSPALGKLIPISEQIGEKLPGVIEGVIGFIGPAFGQVKTFLEPLIPPLQNLASTALPVFKDVMGSIASFVQESVVPVIQTVVGIIADTVIPVITTIATVAGPILATAFEMLSTFIGGIVVPIFSTLAKFIGDNVVPVITIFAEWIGDKINSVLGWLNDKLGSFSDAVVTVTDKVKGFIDGLSNIGGWVADKLGIGENANGTNHWSGGLTMINERGGEIADLPNGTRIYPHATTKAILEREASKDGGRDNVEMNITIHVNGANKTGPDVGREIARELRKLRVNMA